In the genome of Telluria beijingensis, one region contains:
- a CDS encoding HDOD domain-containing protein produces the protein MKRWFARLFGAREALDPSVTATAPQAHPPAAEEVIEPPCPDLDLAFFHWLIAPHVTGLPAADGPILDELARLAHDPQDAAALVPRVPAVIPQLLRSLRAQDSGAGDLARQVAQDPVLVAEVIREVNSPYYQPASPIRNLEGAVLLLGQNGLRMLLARVAFRPIISQQAGPLARLVAPPLWRQSELCAQAAGLLAPRHGADPFEAYLAGLMHNVGLVVAFRVIEQLVPAGGMPDSDAFGARLVQAARLVSGAIAGQWELPPAIGHALARLGDPEAVALPLALGDADRLAKLHMLASGGQPVFVRAAQALPHEARQIYDQLAGDD, from the coding sequence ATGAAGCGCTGGTTCGCACGGCTGTTCGGCGCGCGCGAGGCGCTCGATCCCTCTGTTACCGCTACCGCGCCCCAGGCCCATCCACCCGCGGCGGAAGAAGTCATTGAACCTCCCTGCCCGGACCTCGACCTCGCCTTCTTCCACTGGCTGATCGCCCCGCACGTCACCGGCCTGCCCGCCGCCGACGGCCCGATCCTCGACGAACTGGCGCGCCTGGCGCACGACCCGCAGGACGCGGCGGCCCTGGTGCCGCGGGTCCCGGCCGTGATCCCGCAACTGCTGCGCAGCCTGCGCGCGCAGGATAGCGGCGCCGGCGACCTGGCGCGGCAGGTGGCGCAGGACCCGGTGCTGGTGGCCGAGGTAATCCGCGAGGTGAACAGCCCGTACTACCAGCCCGCGTCCCCGATCCGCAACCTGGAAGGCGCCGTGCTGCTGCTCGGCCAGAATGGCCTGCGCATGCTGCTGGCCCGGGTCGCCTTCCGCCCCATCATCAGCCAGCAGGCCGGCCCGCTGGCGCGGCTGGTGGCGCCGCCGCTGTGGCGCCAGTCCGAACTGTGCGCGCAGGCCGCCGGCCTGCTGGCGCCGCGCCACGGCGCCGATCCCTTCGAGGCCTATCTTGCAGGACTGATGCACAACGTTGGGCTGGTGGTGGCGTTCCGCGTCATCGAGCAACTGGTGCCGGCGGGCGGCATGCCCGACAGCGACGCCTTCGGCGCGCGCCTGGTGCAGGCCGCGCGCCTCGTCTCGGGGGCCATCGCCGGCCAGTGGGAACTGCCGCCGGCGATCGGCCACGCGCTGGCGCGGCTGGGCGATCCCGAGGCCGTGGCGCTGCCGCTGGCGCTGGGCGATGCCGACCGCCTGGCCAAGCTGCACATGCTCGCCAGCGGCGGCCAGCCGGTATTCGTGCGCGCGGCACAGGCGCTGCCACACGAAGCCAGGCAGATATACGATCAGTTGGCCGGCGACGATTAA
- a CDS encoding tannase/feruloyl esterase family alpha/beta hydrolase, giving the protein MIYGAKRPDGVRLGDFKFTAEEAQEIRQLGAHYDAYDPDLRAFRDRGGKMIVWEGAADPSSGPYATLHYYQAVRDLLGGTAKTRDTMRVFMLPGVYHCRGGSMPYEANFLGAIVNWVEAGVAPDSVTAAAVKPDGGVRTRPIYAYPVRAQYTGKGSIDDAANFRGVAPANDPDDRYPWIGANTK; this is encoded by the coding sequence ATGATCTACGGCGCCAAACGACCGGACGGCGTCAGGCTGGGCGACTTCAAGTTCACGGCCGAGGAAGCGCAAGAAATACGCCAGCTCGGCGCCCACTACGACGCTTACGATCCCGACCTGCGCGCCTTCCGCGACCGCGGCGGCAAGATGATCGTCTGGGAGGGCGCGGCCGACCCGTCCTCTGGCCCGTACGCGACGCTCCACTATTACCAGGCGGTGCGCGACCTGCTGGGCGGCACCGCAAAAACGCGCGACACGATGCGGGTGTTCATGCTGCCCGGCGTCTACCACTGCCGCGGCGGCAGCATGCCCTACGAGGCGAACTTCCTGGGCGCGATCGTCAACTGGGTCGAGGCTGGCGTGGCCCCGGACAGCGTGACCGCGGCGGCCGTCAAGCCCGACGGCGGCGTCCGTACGCGTCCCATCTACGCCTATCCGGTACGCGCGCAGTACACCGGCAAGGGCAGCATCGACGACGCCGCTAACTTCCGCGGCGTCGCCCCGGCGAACGATCCCGACGACCGCTATCCGTGGATCGGCGCCAATACGAAGTAA
- a CDS encoding alpha/beta hydrolase translates to MHKPVLSLLLGVAACAAAGASLAQDARAPHKRFPLAPPPPWVSPETPQGSGAFPAVMQADPGLATHVVYRPANLAALGSEKLPVVAFANGGCVNVGNRFRYFLTEIASHGFIAIATGTMAPKEAESALSSGDNRNPPAPGSPAARNEPPVAGSKGASPTTPRQMLDAVDWAIAENGRKGSPYEGRIDTGKIAVMGQSCGGLQAIDAARDPRVTTFGVWNSGTFPKDGFAYGIAAARADKADLEKLRIPALYVSGEPADVAFVNAQDDFERLQGPAFWAWREQTGHAGTYREPNGGVFARVAVDWLRWQLKGDQQAARQFVGADCGLCSKTEWHVKSKGLALDNGKAVSQ, encoded by the coding sequence ATGCACAAGCCCGTACTTTCCCTCCTGCTCGGCGTGGCCGCCTGCGCGGCGGCCGGCGCCAGCCTGGCGCAGGATGCGCGCGCGCCGCACAAGCGCTTTCCGCTGGCGCCGCCGCCACCCTGGGTGAGCCCCGAGACGCCGCAGGGCAGCGGCGCCTTCCCGGCCGTGATGCAGGCCGATCCCGGCCTGGCGACCCACGTCGTCTACCGTCCCGCCAACCTGGCCGCGCTGGGCAGCGAAAAGCTCCCGGTGGTCGCCTTCGCGAATGGCGGCTGCGTCAACGTCGGCAACCGCTTCCGCTACTTCCTCACCGAGATCGCCTCGCACGGCTTCATCGCGATCGCCACCGGCACGATGGCGCCGAAGGAGGCCGAGAGTGCGCTGTCGAGCGGCGACAACCGCAATCCGCCTGCGCCCGGCTCTCCGGCGGCGCGCAACGAGCCGCCGGTGGCGGGCAGCAAGGGCGCTTCGCCGACCACCCCGCGCCAGATGCTCGATGCGGTCGACTGGGCGATCGCCGAGAACGGGCGCAAGGGCAGTCCCTACGAAGGCCGGATCGACACAGGCAAGATCGCGGTGATGGGCCAGTCGTGCGGCGGCCTGCAGGCGATCGACGCCGCCCGCGATCCGCGCGTGACGACCTTCGGGGTCTGGAACAGCGGCACCTTCCCCAAGGACGGCTTCGCCTACGGCATCGCCGCCGCCCGGGCCGACAAGGCCGACCTGGAAAAGCTGCGCATCCCCGCGCTATACGTGTCCGGCGAGCCGGCCGACGTCGCTTTTGTGAACGCCCAGGACGACTTCGAGCGCCTCCAGGGCCCGGCATTCTGGGCCTGGCGCGAACAGACCGGCCATGCCGGCACCTACCGCGAGCCGAACGGCGGCGTCTTCGCCCGGGTGGCGGTCGACTGGCTGCGCTGGCAGCTGAAGGGCGACCAGCAGGCGGCGCGCCAGTTCGTCGGCGCCGATTGCGGCTTGTGCAGCAAGACCGAGTGGCATGTGAAGAGCAAGGGCCTGGCCCTCGATAATGGAAAGGCAGTCTCGCAATGA
- the pobA gene encoding 4-hydroxybenzoate 3-monooxygenase, which translates to MNKRTQVGIIGAGPSGLLLGALLAKAGIDHVILEAQTPEYVLGRIRAGVLEQITVSLLDEAGVSERLHREGLPHDGFDLCFGGERHRIDLTALTGRHVTVYGQTEVTRDLMEARAAAGLDTVYSARNVRPQDIDSDSPSIAYETGVEGALEQHVLQCDFIVGCDGYHGPSRASIPPDALKTFEKVYPFGWLGVLADAPPVHDELIYANHTRGFALCSMRSNTRVRYYIQCDAQDKAANWSDEAFFTELKRRLPEETAGRLVTAPSIEKSIAPLRSFVSEPMRYGRLFLAGDAAHIVPPTGAKGLNLAASDVGILYQALSEYYKGSELGIDHYSQRALARVWKAERFSWWFTSLMHRFPETGDFGSRMQKAELDYLVRSDAARTVMAENYVGLPL; encoded by the coding sequence ATGAACAAACGTACCCAGGTAGGCATCATCGGCGCGGGCCCGTCCGGCCTGCTGCTCGGCGCGCTGCTGGCCAAGGCCGGCATCGACCATGTGATCCTCGAGGCGCAGACGCCCGAATACGTCCTCGGCCGCATCCGCGCCGGCGTGCTGGAACAGATCACCGTCAGCCTGCTCGACGAGGCCGGGGTGTCCGAGCGGCTGCATCGCGAGGGCTTGCCGCACGACGGTTTCGACCTGTGCTTCGGCGGCGAGCGCCATCGCATCGACCTGACCGCGCTGACCGGCCGCCACGTGACGGTGTACGGGCAGACCGAAGTGACGCGCGACCTGATGGAGGCGCGCGCCGCGGCCGGCCTGGACACCGTCTACAGCGCGCGCAACGTGCGCCCCCAGGACATCGACAGCGACAGCCCGAGCATCGCCTACGAGACCGGCGTCGAGGGCGCGCTTGAGCAGCACGTGCTGCAGTGCGACTTCATCGTCGGCTGCGACGGCTACCACGGCCCATCGCGCGCCAGCATCCCGCCCGACGCGCTCAAGACCTTCGAGAAGGTCTATCCCTTCGGCTGGCTGGGCGTGCTGGCCGACGCGCCGCCGGTGCACGATGAACTCATCTACGCCAACCACACGCGCGGCTTCGCGCTGTGCAGCATGCGCAGCAATACGCGGGTGCGCTACTACATCCAGTGCGACGCCCAGGACAAGGCTGCCAACTGGTCGGACGAAGCCTTCTTCACCGAACTGAAACGCCGCCTGCCGGAAGAAACCGCAGGGCGCCTGGTCACCGCCCCGTCGATCGAGAAGAGCATCGCGCCGCTGCGCAGTTTCGTCAGCGAGCCGATGCGCTACGGCCGGCTGTTCCTGGCCGGCGACGCCGCCCACATCGTGCCGCCGACCGGCGCCAAGGGCCTGAACCTGGCCGCGTCCGACGTCGGCATCCTGTACCAGGCACTGTCCGAGTATTACAAGGGCAGCGAACTCGGGATCGACCATTACTCGCAGCGCGCGCTGGCGCGGGTATGGAAGGCCGAGCGCTTCTCGTGGTGGTTCACTTCGCTGATGCACCGCTTCCCGGAGACGGGCGACTTCGGCAGCCGGATGCAGAAGGCCGAACTGGATTACCTGGTGCGCTCGGATGCGGCGCGCACGGTGATGGCGGAGAATTACGTGGGCTTGCCCTTGTGA
- a CDS encoding tannase/feruloyl esterase family alpha/beta hydrolase yields MVHDPIARLGRAMLLSMLALLAPPHAAANAGATPVPMLTLPAKAIVKPVLACDAAQLNRFDRLPNAPTEIASARLVAQDGARAEHCLVSGYVWPQVKFELRLPTIGYTGRYLQIGCGGNCGFIRPEPSPRCDDAMAASGAFAVAATDAGHSAASTGSLWARDNRALQDDFAERGVHVVSIAAKAIIGAFYGKQPDHSYFQGCSDGGREAMKEAQRYPGDFDGLVAGAPANYISTAFLKFAWQLAHDRDAAGAPIMSASAVKTLHAAVMRACDGLDGLVDGQIDDPRACTFDPATLACPGDGAERPGQCLGGAQVRTARAVQRPGCA; encoded by the coding sequence ATGGTTCACGATCCGATCGCGCGCCTCGGGCGCGCCATGCTGTTGTCAATGCTGGCGCTGCTGGCGCCACCGCACGCCGCAGCCAATGCCGGCGCCACCCCGGTGCCCATGCTGACCCTGCCGGCCAAGGCCATCGTCAAGCCGGTGCTGGCCTGCGACGCGGCGCAGCTGAACCGCTTCGACCGGCTGCCCAATGCCCCCACCGAGATCGCCAGTGCGCGACTGGTGGCGCAGGACGGCGCGCGCGCCGAACACTGCCTGGTCTCGGGCTATGTCTGGCCCCAGGTCAAGTTCGAGCTGCGCCTGCCGACCATCGGTTACACCGGCCGTTACCTTCAAATCGGCTGCGGCGGCAACTGCGGTTTCATCCGCCCCGAACCCTCGCCCCGCTGCGACGACGCGATGGCCGCGAGCGGAGCCTTCGCCGTCGCCGCCACCGACGCCGGCCACAGCGCGGCGTCCACCGGCAGCCTGTGGGCCCGCGACAACCGCGCGCTGCAGGACGACTTCGCCGAACGCGGCGTACACGTGGTGTCGATCGCCGCCAAGGCCATCATCGGCGCTTTCTACGGCAAGCAACCGGATCACTCCTACTTCCAGGGCTGCTCGGACGGCGGACGCGAAGCGATGAAGGAAGCGCAGCGCTACCCCGGCGACTTCGACGGCCTGGTGGCCGGCGCGCCGGCCAACTACATCAGCACCGCCTTCCTCAAATTCGCCTGGCAGTTGGCCCACGACCGCGATGCCGCCGGCGCCCCGATCATGAGCGCGAGCGCGGTCAAGACCCTGCACGCGGCCGTCATGCGCGCCTGCGATGGCCTGGACGGCCTGGTCGACGGCCAGATCGACGATCCCCGCGCCTGCACCTTCGATCCCGCCACCCTCGCCTGCCCCGGCGACGGCGCCGAACGTCCCGGCCAATGCCTGGGAGGCGCGCAAGTGCGCACCGCGCGCGCTGTACAGCGGCCCGGTTGCGCCTGA
- a CDS encoding MFS transporter: protein MSAPADLVVNKIRRRIILPFVLLLIVSSLDRANLSFAALQMNAELGLTPSQYGLAVSAFFAGYLVFQFPSMYLLHRYGARRWIAVSVLLWGLFAFSMTFVEDAMTLYALRFLLGLAEAGFAPGVVYLCSRWMPKRFRAAAIGMTMLAVPLSVVLGGPFSGWLMSVDNPIGLAGWRWMFMAEGLMTIAFAVFAWRVFVDSPEQARWLDDADKEWLRQQIARDDAETSAASIGSGAGILRSTRLWAAAGVWFSLIAGAYAILYWLPQVARQFAASSPFEIGVISAVPWLGIGIGMYWNSKHSDRSNERFLHVLLPLLLCSACMALATVPANGAVALVLLFVAGLGLGGAQSVFWTIPTGFLDKDSARHGITMINFFGNLGGLFGPYAIGVVRQSTGSFSVPIYAMAGMLLVGALLLVWTQARGPRGGNAAPVSTR from the coding sequence ATGAGCGCCCCCGCCGACCTGGTGGTGAACAAGATCCGCCGCCGCATCATCCTGCCCTTCGTGCTGCTGCTGATCGTGAGCTCGCTGGACCGCGCCAACCTGAGCTTCGCGGCCCTGCAGATGAATGCCGAACTGGGGCTCACGCCCTCGCAGTACGGCCTGGCGGTGAGCGCCTTCTTCGCCGGCTACCTGGTGTTCCAGTTCCCCAGCATGTACCTGCTGCACCGCTACGGCGCGCGGCGCTGGATCGCGGTGTCGGTGCTGTTGTGGGGCCTGTTCGCCTTCAGCATGACCTTCGTCGAGGACGCCATGACGCTATATGCACTGCGCTTCCTGCTTGGCCTGGCCGAAGCGGGCTTCGCGCCGGGCGTGGTCTACCTGTGCAGCCGCTGGATGCCCAAGCGCTTCCGCGCCGCCGCGATCGGCATGACCATGCTGGCGGTGCCGCTGTCGGTGGTGCTCGGCGGGCCGTTCTCGGGCTGGCTGATGTCGGTCGATAATCCGATCGGGCTGGCCGGCTGGCGCTGGATGTTCATGGCCGAGGGCCTGATGACGATCGCGTTCGCGGTATTCGCCTGGCGCGTCTTCGTCGACAGCCCGGAGCAGGCGCGCTGGCTGGACGACGCCGACAAGGAGTGGTTGCGCCAGCAGATCGCGCGCGACGACGCCGAGACCTCCGCCGCCAGCATCGGCAGCGGCGCCGGCATCCTGCGCAGCACCCGCCTGTGGGCCGCGGCCGGCGTCTGGTTCTCGCTGATCGCGGGCGCCTACGCCATCCTGTACTGGCTGCCCCAGGTAGCGCGCCAGTTCGCCGCCAGTTCGCCGTTCGAGATCGGCGTGATCAGCGCGGTGCCGTGGCTGGGCATCGGCATCGGCATGTACTGGAATTCGAAGCATTCCGACCGCAGCAACGAACGCTTCCTGCACGTCCTGCTGCCCCTGCTGCTGTGCAGCGCCTGCATGGCGCTGGCCACGGTGCCTGCCAATGGCGCGGTGGCGCTGGTGCTGCTGTTCGTCGCAGGCCTGGGCCTGGGCGGCGCGCAGAGCGTGTTCTGGACCATCCCGACCGGCTTCCTGGACAAGGATTCGGCGCGCCACGGCATCACGATGATCAACTTCTTCGGCAACCTCGGCGGCCTGTTCGGACCGTATGCGATCGGCGTGGTGCGGCAGTCGACCGGGTCGTTCTCGGTGCCGATCTATGCGATGGCGGGGATGCTGCTGGTGGGGGCCCTGCTGCTGGTGTGGACCCAGGCGCGCGGGCCGCGCGGGGGGAATGCGGCGCCGGTGTCGACACGCTGA
- a CDS encoding cytochrome P450, which translates to MQVHHPGQDYDPLVKEEFDTAHREYARLRAQCPVARSEALGGFWALTKYEDVQRVFSDPAMFITSVQNVVPKVAFSGRRPPLHFDPPEHTPYRAALNPLLSEQKIAALEPTIRACIRAELAPLLARGHGDVCGDFASIFQVKVFSIWMHLPPELEAQLAEAGPAFVKAVESADPEKMKETSFVLYDMARTLVAMRKATPMDPAEDPVSAFLAVRHEGAPLPEDMVVGAIRQVLVVGIVAPMVMIGNMVVHLARHKDLQAQLRADPSLIPAAVEEFLRLYTPYRGFARTARADVEIGGRLIRKDEAIALIMASANRDEDVFPEPDRFILDRPNIREHLAFGRGPHYCAGTALARKELQIALDELLKGTVDLEIDGEVLMSPFPELGPWYVPARFEVAA; encoded by the coding sequence ATGCAAGTACACCATCCAGGGCAGGACTACGATCCACTGGTCAAGGAAGAATTCGATACCGCCCACCGGGAGTACGCGCGCCTGCGCGCGCAGTGCCCGGTGGCGCGCAGCGAGGCGCTCGGCGGCTTCTGGGCGCTGACGAAGTACGAGGACGTGCAGCGGGTGTTTTCCGACCCGGCCATGTTCATCACCTCGGTGCAGAACGTGGTGCCGAAGGTGGCGTTCTCGGGGCGCCGCCCGCCGCTGCACTTCGACCCGCCCGAACACACGCCCTACCGCGCGGCGCTCAACCCGCTGCTGTCGGAACAGAAGATCGCGGCCCTCGAGCCCACCATCCGCGCCTGCATCCGCGCCGAACTGGCGCCGCTGCTGGCGCGCGGCCATGGCGACGTGTGCGGCGATTTCGCCAGCATCTTCCAGGTCAAGGTGTTCAGCATCTGGATGCACCTGCCGCCAGAACTAGAAGCGCAACTGGCCGAGGCCGGCCCGGCCTTCGTCAAGGCGGTCGAGTCGGCCGATCCCGAGAAAATGAAGGAGACCAGCTTCGTGCTGTACGATATGGCGCGCACCCTGGTCGCCATGCGCAAGGCCACGCCGATGGACCCGGCCGAGGACCCGGTCAGCGCCTTCCTGGCGGTGCGCCACGAGGGCGCGCCGCTGCCCGAGGACATGGTGGTCGGCGCGATCCGGCAGGTGCTGGTGGTCGGCATCGTCGCGCCGATGGTCATGATCGGCAATATGGTCGTGCACCTGGCGCGCCACAAGGACCTGCAGGCGCAGCTGCGCGCCGATCCGTCCCTGATCCCGGCCGCGGTCGAGGAATTCCTGCGCCTGTACACGCCCTACCGCGGCTTCGCCCGCACCGCCCGCGCCGACGTCGAGATCGGAGGCCGCCTGATCAGGAAGGACGAGGCGATCGCCCTGATCATGGCCTCGGCCAACCGCGACGAGGACGTCTTCCCCGAGCCCGACCGCTTCATCCTCGACCGCCCTAACATCCGCGAACACCTGGCCTTCGGCCGCGGGCCGCACTATTGCGCCGGCACCGCGCTGGCGCGCAAGGAGCTGCAGATCGCACTCGACGAACTGCTGAAGGGAACGGTGGACCTGGAGATCGACGGCGAAGTGCTGATGAGTCCCTTCCCCGAGCTGGGGCCCTGGTACGTGCCGGCGCGCTTCGAGGTGGCGGCATGA
- a CDS encoding TonB-dependent receptor domain-containing protein has translation MPMRHSSTSSGTSFDPTPFAITTPGIPFRRSTVAIAVLCALVAGSAHAQEASAPATATAPGQASAAPPPPPPPPVVAEAVQEVVITGSQIRGVSAAGSKSVVLDRETLVTTGYNNPIDVLKTVPLVQGLGYGDVPSTAQNGSANVQRGSTISLRGLSSSATLVLIDGRRIAPTGNVTTFTEANQLPVSFIERIDVVADGASAIYGSDAIAGVVNYITRKSYQGVEITPRYTHTNGYDQRGASIVAGHTVKQLGGLGRLSIVAAYDYDKRDSMLQGSTPFARQDLTRFGGLDNRIRTNLATSAAPGNIIVAGTGINPVFPSAGSFTYYGIPAGYGGTGLDGSQLLRNQPNLLDASDYNDLIPETERNQGSLNLNLQIDPKTKLYYQGYYNRSENTSLSLAQPNATLTLPASSPYYIPNVPGLAPGAPQAVSFSFLNHVGRVIPDRGHSLAEGYGNTIGLQRDFENKWRAEAVFSATGTKTCANCIPALNGNIHTQALQAALNDGSFNPFSSTPASSDVLGRFLVEGNDRNRVKMQQASLRFDGPLFALPGGMVRAAVGVESLGLEQWRDSIGIRATSDTVGAYGKRRINAVYGELSVPLVGPENSLPLMQRFSLNLAARSQKYSDVGKTSNPKIGFVWGVNGDLAIRGAAGTSFRAPDLTDANTTFFSSVSTQLIANAAGDPAIPLSNAATRQSYVLRLGGSNPELTPEKAKNFSLGADYKPWFVDGLRLGASVYRIKYENQIIGLQTVANSFLASPTNRAVYAPYITPAAQPAGCVAGDRSTYNPIYAQAYGAPSLSMPDESNACRLTALFIARNTNAASTVQDGVDFDFGYEMDTSYGRFNADVNATKILNNKVRVSPLASEREDLDRINVPVSMRGRAALAWTQGQWNAGLAMNYVGSYLNDLPLTIGGVTQPRVEIDAWKTFDLNLAWRSPAKTGAWGGVRFSLNVQNLFDRDPPVVLSTNNNAAYAFDPQNANVLGRVVTVQMTKAF, from the coding sequence ATGCCAATGCGTCATAGCAGTACATCGAGCGGCACTTCGTTCGACCCGACCCCGTTCGCCATCACAACCCCAGGGATTCCCTTCCGGCGCAGCACGGTCGCCATCGCGGTGCTGTGCGCGCTGGTGGCCGGCAGCGCGCACGCGCAGGAGGCATCCGCGCCTGCCACCGCCACCGCCCCCGGCCAGGCCAGCGCCGCGCCACCGCCGCCACCGCCACCGCCGGTCGTGGCCGAGGCGGTGCAGGAAGTGGTCATCACGGGCAGCCAGATCCGGGGCGTCAGCGCGGCCGGTTCCAAGTCGGTGGTGCTGGACCGCGAAACCCTGGTCACGACCGGCTACAACAATCCGATCGATGTGCTCAAGACGGTGCCGCTGGTGCAGGGTCTCGGCTATGGCGACGTGCCGAGCACGGCGCAAAACGGTTCGGCCAACGTCCAGCGCGGCTCTACCATCAGCCTGCGCGGCTTGAGCAGCAGCGCGACGCTGGTGCTGATCGACGGCCGCCGCATCGCGCCGACCGGTAACGTGACCACCTTCACCGAAGCCAACCAGCTGCCGGTATCGTTCATCGAACGAATCGATGTGGTGGCCGACGGTGCGTCGGCGATCTATGGCTCGGACGCGATCGCGGGCGTGGTCAACTACATCACCCGCAAGTCCTACCAAGGCGTGGAGATCACGCCGCGCTACACCCACACGAACGGCTACGACCAGCGTGGCGCCTCGATCGTCGCCGGCCATACCGTCAAGCAGCTGGGCGGCCTGGGCCGGCTGAGCATCGTCGCTGCCTACGACTACGACAAGCGCGACTCGATGCTGCAGGGTTCGACGCCCTTCGCGCGTCAGGACCTGACCCGCTTCGGCGGCCTGGACAACCGGATCCGCACCAACCTGGCCACCAGCGCGGCGCCGGGCAACATCATCGTCGCCGGCACCGGCATCAACCCGGTGTTCCCGAGCGCGGGCAGCTTTACCTATTACGGCATCCCGGCCGGCTACGGCGGCACCGGCCTGGATGGCTCGCAGTTGCTGCGCAACCAGCCGAACCTGCTCGATGCCAGCGACTACAACGACCTGATCCCCGAGACCGAGCGCAACCAGGGCTCGCTGAACCTCAACCTGCAAATCGATCCGAAGACCAAGCTCTATTACCAGGGCTACTACAACCGCAGCGAGAATACCTCGCTCAGCCTGGCGCAGCCGAATGCAACGCTCACCCTGCCGGCCAGCAGCCCGTACTACATCCCCAATGTGCCGGGCCTGGCGCCGGGCGCGCCGCAGGCGGTGTCGTTCTCGTTCCTGAACCACGTCGGGCGCGTGATCCCCGACCGCGGCCATTCACTGGCCGAGGGCTACGGCAATACCATCGGCCTGCAGCGCGACTTCGAGAACAAATGGCGCGCCGAGGCGGTCTTCAGCGCCACCGGCACCAAGACCTGCGCCAACTGCATCCCGGCGCTGAACGGGAATATCCACACCCAGGCGCTGCAGGCGGCGCTGAACGACGGCAGCTTCAATCCTTTCAGCTCGACGCCGGCATCGAGCGATGTGCTGGGTCGCTTCCTGGTCGAGGGCAACGACCGCAACCGGGTCAAGATGCAGCAGGCTTCGCTGCGCTTCGACGGCCCGCTGTTCGCGCTGCCGGGCGGGATGGTGCGCGCCGCGGTGGGCGTCGAGAGCCTGGGGCTGGAACAGTGGCGCGATTCGATCGGCATCCGGGCCACCTCGGACACCGTCGGCGCCTATGGCAAGCGCCGCATCAACGCGGTCTACGGCGAGCTGTCGGTGCCGCTGGTCGGTCCCGAGAACAGCCTGCCGCTGATGCAGCGCTTCTCGCTCAACCTGGCGGCGCGCTCGCAGAAGTACTCGGACGTGGGCAAGACCTCGAACCCCAAGATCGGCTTCGTCTGGGGCGTGAACGGCGACCTGGCGATCCGCGGCGCGGCCGGCACCTCGTTCCGCGCGCCGGACCTGACCGACGCCAACACCACCTTCTTCTCGTCGGTCAGCACCCAGCTGATCGCCAATGCCGCGGGCGATCCGGCGATTCCGCTGTCGAACGCCGCGACCCGGCAGAGCTATGTGCTGCGCCTGGGCGGCTCGAACCCCGAGCTGACGCCCGAGAAAGCCAAGAACTTCTCGCTCGGCGCCGACTACAAGCCGTGGTTCGTCGACGGCCTGCGCCTGGGCGCCAGCGTGTACCGGATCAAGTACGAAAACCAGATCATCGGCCTGCAGACGGTGGCCAACAGCTTCCTGGCCAGCCCGACCAACCGCGCCGTGTACGCTCCCTACATCACCCCGGCGGCGCAGCCGGCCGGCTGCGTCGCGGGCGACCGCAGCACCTACAACCCGATCTATGCCCAGGCCTACGGTGCGCCGTCGCTCAGCATGCCGGACGAATCGAACGCCTGCCGCCTGACCGCGCTGTTCATCGCGCGCAATACCAATGCCGCCAGCACGGTGCAGGACGGGGTCGACTTCGACTTCGGCTACGAGATGGACACCTCGTATGGCCGCTTCAACGCCGACGTCAACGCGACCAAAATCCTGAATAACAAGGTGCGGGTGTCGCCGCTGGCGTCGGAACGCGAGGACCTGGACCGGATCAACGTGCCGGTGTCGATGCGCGGCCGTGCCGCGCTCGCCTGGACCCAGGGCCAGTGGAATGCCGGCCTGGCAATGAACTACGTCGGCTCCTACCTGAACGACCTGCCGCTGACCATCGGCGGCGTGACCCAGCCGCGGGTCGAGATCGACGCGTGGAAGACCTTCGACCTGAACCTGGCCTGGCGCTCGCCGGCCAAGACCGGCGCCTGGGGCGGCGTGCGCTTCTCGCTGAACGTGCAGAACCTGTTCGACCGCGATCCGCCAGTGGTGCTGTCGACCAATAACAATGCGGCGTATGCCTTCGATCCGCAGAATGCGAATGTGCTGGGCAGGGTGGTGACGGTGCAGATGACCAAGGCGTTCTGA